A single window of Candidatus Paceibacterota bacterium DNA harbors:
- a CDS encoding 3'-5' exonuclease, whose protein sequence is METEKLNYLKENPLTFLDIETTGLRYDHEITEIGGLVVSQPDYREINEFDFKIKPRHLEKADPVALQITGYNDANWENAIDLKTALAQLESLARNTILIGQNFTFDWARLEKAFFENGWTDIPPAFCYHRLDVMSMAFAKLYKEPKLKHYSLRDLADYFGVTNKCQHSALEDARTTYEVFKKIMSF, encoded by the coding sequence ATGGAAACAGAAAAATTAAATTATTTAAAAGAGAACCCTTTAACTTTTTTAGATATAGAAACTACAGGATTGCGCTATGACCACGAGATAACTGAAATTGGGGGGTTGGTAGTCAGTCAACCAGATTATCGGGAAATAAATGAGTTTGATTTTAAAATAAAACCCCGGCATTTGGAAAAAGCTGATCCAGTGGCATTGCAAATCACTGGGTATAATGACGCCAATTGGGAAAATGCTATTGACTTAAAAACAGCCTTAGCTCAACTGGAAAGTTTAGCTAGAAACACAATTTTAATTGGGCAAAATTTCACCTTTGATTGGGCTCGCCTAGAAAAGGCTTTTTTTGAGAATGGTTGGACAGATATACCCCCGGCTTTTTGCTATCATCGTTTAGATGTTATGTCTATGGCCTTTGCTAAATTATATAAGGAACCAAAACTCAAACATTATTCCTTAAGAGATTTGGCTGATTATTTCGGTGTCACTAATAAGTGTCAACATAGCGCTTTAGAAGATGCTCGAACAACTTATGAAGTTTTTAAAAAAATAATGTCTTTTTAA
- a CDS encoding ribonuclease HI family protein has product MTNVIVHTDGGARGNPGPAALGVVIEIDGVKKNYGEAIGIATNNVAEYKAVIFAFKKLRQLLGEVKLKTANIKLCTDSELIGRQLRGEYKIKEAELQKMFLEAWNLKIDIPHLSIELIPREKNKEADLMVNQVLDAEKQKLF; this is encoded by the coding sequence ATGACCAATGTTATTGTTCATACAGATGGCGGAGCGCGTGGAAATCCTGGTCCAGCAGCTTTGGGAGTAGTGATAGAAATAGATGGGGTGAAGAAAAATTATGGAGAGGCTATTGGTATTGCTACTAATAACGTAGCCGAATACAAAGCAGTCATTTTTGCCTTCAAAAAATTAAGACAGCTTTTAGGAGAAGTCAAATTAAAAACCGCGAACATCAAGTTGTGCACTGACTCTGAATTAATCGGTAGACAGTTGAGGGGTGAGTATAAAATAAAGGAAGCAGAACTGCAGAAAATGTTTTTGGAAGCCTGGAATCTTAAAATAGATATTCCTCATCTGAGTATTGAGCTCATTCCCCGAGAAAAGAATAAAGAGGCTGATTTAATGGTCAATCAGGTGCTAGATGCCGAGAAGCAGAAGTTATTTTAA
- the murJ gene encoding murein biosynthesis integral membrane protein MurJ, protein MISLNRHFLKSNQTGLTNAAVLIALAALVSSLLGVVRDALLASHLGLSRSLDIYYAAFRVPDFFYNIFIYGAITVGFIPVLTSYLKKDKQSGWDLTSGLCFYLGGFLVICGLLAAIFAVPLCARIFPGFTASELAQTVSMMRVLMIQPILLGLSSIYSAVLEVFRLFLADSLAPILYNVGIILGIIFLLPQYGLLGLAFGVILGALFSLGVRILAMRELGYRWSFAYKEIRPGLKKIVKLMVPRSMTIILYQIYMSILVGLASKLPAGHLAAFNLANNIQSFPQVVIALSLIVSSFPVLAKLYTDKNETGFAEVFSTTLKQSLFMMIPITGLFIVLRYPIVRLLLGYGKFGWQATNLTANILLIFIVGLVCQALQNLLIRTFFACDKSAGPFFASLATYGSGIFLAYYLSRQNGILGLTWAFVITNIIYFLLLFILLLPSLKYVNWSGLGKRVGEYMLITAGACFIGLETVKLTNSWFNQTRVLGVMGQAAVVGIVFCAIFLWEAKVFKMEEVSAVKKIAQRFLKSH, encoded by the coding sequence ATGATTAGCTTGAATCGGCACTTTCTCAAAAGTAACCAGACTGGCCTTACTAATGCCGCGGTTTTAATTGCTTTAGCCGCTTTGGTAAGCAGCCTACTGGGGGTGGTGAGAGATGCTCTATTGGCTAGCCATTTAGGGCTGTCTCGCTCACTCGACATCTATTACGCTGCTTTTCGAGTGCCAGATTTTTTCTATAATATTTTTATTTATGGGGCAATTACAGTCGGCTTTATTCCAGTACTAACAAGCTATTTAAAAAAAGATAAACAATCTGGCTGGGATTTAACTAGCGGTCTTTGCTTTTATCTGGGCGGTTTTTTGGTAATTTGCGGCCTATTAGCTGCAATTTTTGCCGTTCCGCTATGTGCTCGTATTTTTCCCGGTTTTACTGCCTCGGAATTGGCCCAAACTGTCTCTATGATGCGAGTGTTAATGATTCAGCCCATTCTTTTGGGTCTCTCTAGCATTTATAGCGCCGTCTTAGAAGTATTTAGATTATTTTTAGCTGACTCCCTTGCTCCCATACTCTATAATGTAGGTATTATTCTGGGAATCATTTTTCTTTTACCCCAATATGGTCTTTTGGGTTTAGCTTTTGGTGTCATCCTTGGGGCTCTTTTTAGCCTTGGGGTACGGATTTTGGCTATGCGAGAATTGGGATATCGCTGGAGCTTTGCCTACAAGGAAATAAGACCTGGGCTCAAAAAAATAGTGAAATTAATGGTTCCCCGCTCAATGACAATTATTCTCTATCAGATTTATATGTCTATCTTGGTGGGGCTAGCTTCCAAGTTGCCTGCCGGGCATTTAGCGGCTTTTAATTTGGCTAACAATATCCAAAGTTTCCCCCAGGTGGTTATTGCCTTGTCTTTAATTGTTTCGAGTTTCCCAGTATTGGCTAAACTGTATACCGATAAAAATGAAACAGGCTTTGCTGAAGTTTTTAGTACGACTCTCAAACAAAGTTTATTCATGATGATACCTATAACAGGGCTTTTTATTGTTTTACGGTACCCCATAGTAAGACTTTTATTGGGCTATGGTAAATTTGGTTGGCAAGCTACTAACTTAACGGCAAACATTCTCTTAATTTTCATTGTGGGGTTAGTTTGTCAGGCTCTCCAAAATCTTCTTATTCGCACTTTCTTTGCCTGTGATAAAAGCGCCGGACCATTTTTTGCCAGTCTCGCCACATATGGTTCTGGCATATTTTTAGCCTATTATCTAAGCCGGCAAAATGGTATTTTAGGGTTAACCTGGGCCTTTGTTATCACTAATATAATATATTTTTTGCTTCTGTTTATACTTCTCTTGCCATCCCTTAAATATGTTAACTGGAGCGGTTTGGGAAAAAGGGTAGGCGAGTATATGCTTATTACCGCTGGTGCATGTTTTATTGGACTAGAAACAGTTAAATTAACTAACTCTTGGTTTAATCAAACAAGGGTATTGGGGGTGATGGGACAAGCTGCTGTTGTGGGAATAGTCTTTTGCGCTATATTTTTATGGGAAGCCAAAGTTTTTAAAATGGAAGAGGTTTCTGCAGTGAAAAAAATTGCCCAACGTTTTCTAAAAAGTCATTAA
- the lepA gene encoding translation elongation factor 4 translates to MSDAKNNFSFSENIVRNFAIIAHVDHGKSTLADRLLEYTGTIKKDKLKSQYLDQMSLERERGITIKLQPVRMEFEREGRHCIFNLIDTPGHVDFTYEVSRSLAAVEGAVLLVDATQGIQAQTIGNLNLAQKQGLKIIGAINKIDLPGADIDNRRLELAALLNVDPDEILLVSAKTGQGVQTLIDRIIKDLPQPLGNKNKPFKALVFDSVYDSFRGVIAYVRVVDGKINGRAKLHFIAKERNVQSIESGYFKPELLPQDFLEANDIGFIATGLKDPSVVTIGDTITDAAGLASGVTLLPGYKEPQPVVFAGFYPIDQKQFEEFREAILRLKLNDSSLFYEPDNSEALGRGFRLGFLGLLHLEITQERLTTEYNLQLVTTSPNVNYKIYLQDHRIIYITNPAEWPEDQLIEHVEEPMVRVEILVPTNFLPPVLNLFNGIRNSILVSSKTVGNETVVLHYELPLSELIKDLYDKLKSVSQGFASLSYEVIDYRPAAVTLLKVRLAGKFFPSLCRVAPLSGIERESRQLALNLKEILPRELYTIAIQIEGMGRIVARETIPAMRKDVTDYLYGGDRSRKMKLWKKQAKGKKKTLAMADLHLSPETFLKILKKNNQL, encoded by the coding sequence ATGTCTGACGCGAAAAACAATTTCTCGTTTTCTGAAAATATTGTGCGTAACTTTGCTATTATTGCGCACGTTGATCATGGTAAATCTACTCTGGCCGACAGGTTGCTTGAATATACAGGTACCATCAAGAAGGACAAATTAAAATCTCAATATCTAGACCAGATGAGCCTGGAGAGAGAGCGGGGGATTACCATTAAACTTCAACCGGTTCGGATGGAATTTGAAAGAGAGGGTCGCCATTGTATTTTTAATCTTATTGATACGCCGGGTCACGTTGATTTTACATACGAAGTCTCCCGTTCGCTAGCAGCTGTGGAGGGGGCGGTTCTTTTGGTAGATGCGACCCAAGGAATCCAGGCTCAAACTATTGGCAATTTAAATCTAGCCCAAAAACAAGGTTTGAAAATAATAGGCGCCATTAATAAAATTGATTTGCCTGGAGCGGATATAGATAATCGACGCTTGGAATTAGCTGCGCTTTTAAACGTTGATCCAGACGAAATACTTTTAGTTTCGGCTAAAACAGGACAGGGTGTGCAAACCCTCATTGATAGGATTATAAAAGATCTTCCCCAGCCGCTGGGAAATAAAAACAAACCCTTTAAGGCTCTGGTTTTTGATTCCGTTTATGATTCTTTTAGGGGGGTGATTGCTTATGTTAGGGTAGTGGATGGTAAAATTAATGGCAGGGCTAAATTACATTTTATTGCCAAGGAAAGGAACGTGCAAAGTATAGAAAGCGGGTATTTTAAGCCAGAGCTTCTTCCTCAGGATTTTTTGGAAGCCAATGATATAGGTTTTATTGCTACTGGGCTTAAGGACCCTTCAGTTGTAACTATCGGCGACACTATTACCGATGCTGCTGGACTAGCCAGTGGTGTTACTTTGTTGCCGGGCTATAAGGAACCCCAACCAGTTGTCTTTGCGGGTTTTTATCCTATTGATCAAAAACAATTTGAGGAATTCAGAGAAGCAATTTTAAGGCTAAAGCTGAATGATTCTTCTCTCTTTTATGAACCTGATAATTCGGAAGCATTGGGTAGGGGTTTCCGCTTGGGCTTTCTTGGATTGCTCCACTTAGAGATTACCCAAGAAAGGTTAACTACCGAATATAATTTACAATTAGTAACCACTTCCCCCAATGTTAATTATAAAATTTATCTTCAAGACCATAGAATAATTTACATTACTAATCCGGCCGAATGGCCAGAAGACCAATTGATTGAGCACGTAGAGGAGCCTATGGTTAGAGTAGAGATTTTAGTGCCTACAAATTTTCTTCCGCCCGTTCTAAATCTTTTTAATGGCATTCGCAATAGCATCCTAGTTTCATCAAAAACAGTAGGCAATGAAACAGTGGTTTTACATTATGAACTCCCCTTAAGCGAACTGATCAAGGATCTTTATGATAAACTTAAATCAGTTTCTCAGGGTTTTGCCTCTCTTAGTTATGAGGTAATTGATTACCGCCCTGCGGCCGTAACGCTTCTAAAAGTGCGCCTGGCTGGTAAATTCTTCCCCAGTTTATGCCGGGTAGCTCCTCTCTCTGGCATAGAAAGAGAGAGTCGTCAGCTAGCCCTCAATTTGAAAGAAATCTTGCCTCGAGAATTATATACTATAGCTATTCAGATAGAAGGTATGGGAAGAATTGTAGCTAGAGAAACTATTCCAGCTATGCGCAAGGATGTTACAGATTATCTTTATGGTGGCGACCGTAGTCGCAAAATGAAGCTTTGGAAAAAGCAGGCTAAAGGGAAAAAGAAAACCTTGGCTATGGCTGATTTGCATCTCAGTCCAGAAACTTTTCTTAAAATCCTCAAAAAAAATAATCAATTGTAA
- the rplJ gene encoding 50S ribosomal protein L10, with protein sequence MLTREEKSEVLKELNDKLALAKGIFFIDFGKTKTSDINGLKKNLIPINGEFKVAKKTLTQKALKKQNKTIAPFEPSGPMAVGLAYSDVVPVAKALVDFGRKSQTLKVLSGWVDGQIYSSEQIITLSRLPSLKVLQAQLLATLNGPPQNLVYVCNGNIAKLVNVLHAVSEKKV encoded by the coding sequence ATGCTTACTCGAGAAGAAAAATCAGAAGTGCTCAAAGAGCTCAATGATAAATTGGCCCTAGCTAAGGGAATCTTCTTTATAGACTTTGGCAAAACCAAAACCTCTGATATTAACGGTCTGAAGAAGAATTTAATTCCTATTAACGGAGAATTCAAAGTAGCTAAAAAAACTTTAACTCAAAAGGCTTTAAAGAAGCAAAATAAGACTATCGCTCCTTTTGAACCCTCTGGTCCTATGGCTGTGGGCTTGGCTTATTCTGATGTTGTGCCTGTAGCCAAAGCGTTAGTGGATTTTGGCAGAAAGAGTCAGACGTTAAAAGTTCTAAGCGGTTGGGTGGATGGTCAAATTTATAGCAGTGAACAAATAATTACCCTCTCCAGGCTGCCTTCTCTGAAGGTGCTACAGGCCCAATTATTAGCTACGCTTAATGGTCCCCCTCAGAATTTGGTTTATGTTTGCAACGGCAACATCGCCAAATTGGTTAATGTTTTACATGCCGTGAGCGAAAAGAAAGTTTAA
- the rplL gene encoding 50S ribosomal protein L7/L12 has translation MAEEQKEVIVPEKFQDIVSKLEKLTVLEMAELVKVLEDKFGVSAAPQVVAGAAPAATADTGAGEQTKSTVSVMLKEGGESKIQVIKALREITGLGLQEAKAIVDAAPKAVKENIAVAEAEDIKKKLEEAGATVELK, from the coding sequence ATGGCTGAAGAACAAAAAGAAGTTATTGTCCCAGAAAAATTTCAAGATATTGTCTCTAAATTAGAGAAATTAACCGTTTTAGAAATGGCTGAATTAGTGAAAGTATTAGAAGACAAGTTTGGTGTTAGCGCTGCCCCTCAGGTCGTAGCTGGAGCGGCCCCTGCCGCCACTGCAGATACTGGCGCCGGAGAACAAACTAAATCTACCGTTTCCGTTATGTTAAAAGAGGGAGGTGAAAGCAAGATTCAGGTTATTAAAGCTCTTAGAGAAATTACTGGTTTAGGTTTGCAAGAAGCCAAAGCTATTGTTGATGCTGCTCCTAAAGCTGTAAAAGAAAATATTGCTGTAGCCGAGGCTGAAGATATAAAGAAAAAATTAGAAGAAGCTGGCGCTACTGTCGAGCTCAAATAA
- a CDS encoding SIMPL domain-containing protein (The SIMPL domain is named for its presence in mouse protein SIMPL (signalling molecule that associates with mouse pelle-like kinase). Bacterial member BP26, from Brucella, was shown to assemble into a channel-like structure, while YggE from E. coli has been associated with resistance to oxidative stress.): MNINNKGLWVFAAIAGIALIVTGFLVTNAIYKIKNSENTIAVTGSAKKNVTSDLVKWTGSFSRNIGVDGLKEGYASMKKDLTTLQAYLKTNGINDDAYTISPVSVENVYNYKQDGGSQLVGYILRQNIIVQANDLQKITKLAQDVTPIINQGLIFSTQSLEYFYTKLPEARVELLAEATKDAKNRAEKIAQSTGAQVASLRSASAGVIQVLQPNSTDVSDSGAYDTSTIEKEITAVIRVSFSLR; encoded by the coding sequence ATGAATATCAATAATAAAGGTTTGTGGGTTTTTGCTGCCATTGCAGGCATAGCCCTAATTGTGACCGGCTTTTTGGTGACTAATGCTATCTACAAAATAAAAAACTCAGAAAACACCATTGCGGTAACAGGTTCCGCTAAAAAAAATGTCACTTCGGATTTAGTGAAGTGGACAGGTTCTTTCTCTCGTAATATAGGTGTAGATGGTCTTAAAGAGGGATATGCCTCTATGAAAAAAGATTTAACCACCTTGCAGGCCTACCTTAAGACCAATGGTATTAACGATGACGCTTATACTATTTCTCCTGTATCCGTAGAGAATGTTTATAACTATAAACAGGATGGGGGTAGCCAATTGGTAGGCTATATTCTCAGACAAAATATAATTGTCCAAGCGAATGATTTACAAAAAATTACCAAGCTTGCTCAAGACGTGACGCCTATTATTAACCAAGGGCTTATCTTTTCTACCCAATCTCTTGAATATTTTTATACCAAATTGCCAGAAGCTCGTGTAGAACTTTTGGCCGAAGCTACTAAAGATGCCAAAAATAGAGCAGAAAAAATAGCTCAAAGCACCGGTGCCCAAGTCGCTTCTCTCCGTTCGGCAAGTGCAGGAGTGATTCAAGTTCTGCAGCCCAACTCTACCGATGTGTCTGACTCAGGAGCTTATGATACGAGCACCATTGAAAAGGAAATTACAGCAGTCATCAGAGTTTCTTTTTCTCTTAGGTAG
- the mraZ gene encoding division/cell wall cluster transcriptional repressor MraZ, translated as MFIGEYHHSIDQKGRLSLPVKFKSDLAGGAVLTRGIDNCLFLWPKAAWADFVNKIQSLPLTQANPRAFARLMLGGAMEVEIDSQGRILIPNYLEDYAKLGKKAVVIGLNNRLEIWDENSYKEYQTKTEKASAEIAEQLVF; from the coding sequence ATGTTTATAGGAGAATACCACCATAGCATAGACCAAAAAGGCAGATTATCTTTACCTGTGAAATTCAAGTCGGATTTAGCCGGCGGAGCAGTATTAACACGGGGGATAGATAACTGCCTTTTTTTGTGGCCCAAGGCTGCTTGGGCAGACTTTGTTAATAAAATCCAATCATTGCCTTTAACTCAGGCAAATCCTCGCGCCTTCGCTCGCTTAATGCTCGGTGGCGCTATGGAGGTAGAGATAGATTCCCAAGGTAGGATTCTGATTCCTAATTATTTGGAGGACTATGCCAAGTTGGGGAAAAAAGCTGTAGTTATCGGCCTCAATAATCGTTTGGAAATTTGGGATGAGAATAGTTATAAAGAATACCAAACCAAGACAGAAAAGGCTTCTGCAGAAATCGCTGAACAGCTAGTCTTTTAA
- the rsmH gene encoding 16S rRNA (cytosine(1402)-N(4))-methyltransferase RsmH, whose protein sequence is MHVPVLLQEVLKYLAPQPNENFIDGTLGTGGYTKAILELTAPHGRVLGVDLDKEAYQRAQETLVQNHIDKERLLFRQGNFSALRTIVTQTNLGKISGIVLDLGLNTDSLENSGRGFSFKKDEPLMMTFTADWQNAPRTAATIVNSYSERELADIFWRYGEEKYSRSIARNIVSARKRNPITTTQALTSIIEQSVPKGYERGRINPATRTFQALRIATNDELNNLKTALEEIPNLLPEGGRYVVVSFHSLEDRLVKRAFRKLKENGQAKILTPKPVVAGESEINLNPKSHSAKLRAIQII, encoded by the coding sequence ATGCACGTTCCAGTTCTTTTACAAGAAGTTTTAAAATATTTAGCCCCTCAACCTAACGAGAATTTTATCGATGGCACTCTGGGCACAGGAGGTTATACCAAAGCTATTCTGGAACTGACAGCTCCTCATGGTCGAGTGTTGGGAGTAGATTTAGATAAAGAGGCTTACCAGAGGGCTCAAGAAACTCTAGTGCAGAATCATATTGACAAGGAGCGCTTGTTATTTAGGCAGGGAAATTTTTCCGCATTGAGAACTATCGTAACGCAAACTAATTTGGGTAAAATTAGCGGTATAGTTCTAGACCTTGGCTTAAATACCGATAGTTTAGAAAATTCTGGTCGCGGTTTTTCTTTCAAAAAAGATGAACCACTAATGATGACATTCACAGCTGATTGGCAAAATGCCCCTCGCACAGCGGCTACAATTGTGAACAGCTATTCTGAAAGAGAGTTGGCAGATATCTTTTGGCGGTACGGTGAAGAGAAATACAGCCGTTCAATTGCTAGAAACATTGTTAGCGCCAGGAAGCGGAATCCTATTACGACAACCCAAGCGCTAACATCCATTATTGAGCAATCCGTACCTAAAGGATACGAAAGGGGACGCATTAATCCTGCCACTCGCACTTTTCAAGCCCTAAGAATTGCTACGAATGACGAGCTAAATAATTTAAAAACTGCTTTGGAAGAAATTCCCAATCTTCTTCCCGAAGGAGGCCGTTACGTCGTAGTTAGTTTTCATTCTTTAGAGGACCGCCTGGTTAAGAGGGCTTTTAGAAAATTGAAAGAAAATGGTCAAGCCAAAATTCTCACTCCCAAGCCGGTAGTTGCCGGTGAGTCCGAAATTAATCTTAATCCCAAGAGCCATTCAGCTAAATTAAGAGCGATTCAAATCATTTAA
- a CDS encoding penicillin-binding protein 2, whose amino-acid sequence MSSNHISKSFRIRTTIVFVLAVFLPVLAIVGRLFYLQVIKGNYYSKLVLDKNYAAINIKPERGTIYFEDHINNTLAPVATNKVYYTLYLDPSSVEVDQQEELIKDLKTHFPDLEETKIREGLAKTKSKYYPLITKIDDYDLVSQLQKNPIAGVGFAKESIRYYPFGTLASQVIGFLQTDNKTKNLVGVYGLEKYYNDILEGSSGTFEGAISGIGTLIRSLGSKEQAVIPGSSIITTIDKNVQFKTEQELQNIVTQKEAASGMAIIMEADTGKILAMANYPTFNPNEYSKIRDYSLYRNNTVENRYELGSVVKILTMAAGLDAGKITEASTYKDDHKITLNNKTIGNYEGHLYGLVDMKEILAKSINMGAVYIEQQLGGSALRDYFKKFGLDSKTGIDLPNEAEGSLKNIDRQEAREIDFATAAYGQGIATTPIEMVRATTAITNNGKLVNPYILEGIKKPDGTIEPIHVDNEDTNTVISPEVAAKVKAMMVYTVENGYGKRAKVKGYKSGGKTGTAMMFVNGEYSDTDNIHSYIGFFPVDKPKYIIYAVLTKPMVGLSAESTATVLWHNLSAYLISYYNIPPDDLTN is encoded by the coding sequence ATGTCTAGTAATCATATTTCCAAATCATTTCGTATCCGCACCACTATAGTGTTTGTTTTGGCGGTCTTTTTACCGGTACTAGCGATAGTAGGACGTTTATTTTATCTGCAAGTGATTAAAGGAAATTATTATTCCAAGCTAGTTTTGGATAAAAACTATGCGGCCATCAATATCAAACCAGAAAGGGGTACCATTTATTTTGAAGACCATATTAATAACACTTTGGCGCCAGTAGCTACGAATAAAGTGTATTATACTCTTTATTTGGACCCTTCTAGCGTAGAGGTTGACCAACAGGAGGAACTGATTAAAGATTTGAAAACCCACTTTCCTGACCTCGAAGAAACAAAAATTAGGGAAGGTCTAGCTAAAACTAAGTCAAAATATTATCCCTTAATTACTAAAATAGACGATTACGATTTAGTAAGTCAGTTGCAAAAAAATCCAATTGCCGGTGTTGGTTTTGCCAAAGAGAGCATACGCTATTATCCCTTTGGAACCTTAGCTAGCCAGGTAATTGGTTTTTTGCAGACAGACAACAAGACCAAGAATCTGGTTGGAGTTTACGGTTTGGAGAAATATTATAATGATATCTTGGAGGGGTCTAGCGGCACTTTCGAGGGAGCTATTAGTGGTATTGGTACCTTGATTCGTTCTCTTGGCAGCAAAGAGCAGGCAGTGATACCGGGCAGCTCTATCATTACTACCATTGATAAAAATGTTCAGTTCAAAACAGAGCAAGAACTGCAAAATATAGTAACGCAAAAAGAAGCCGCTAGCGGTATGGCCATTATCATGGAAGCAGACACAGGCAAAATTCTCGCTATGGCTAATTACCCAACTTTTAACCCTAATGAATATTCAAAAATACGCGACTATAGTTTGTATAGAAACAATACGGTGGAAAACAGGTACGAATTAGGGTCTGTGGTCAAAATCTTAACTATGGCCGCAGGGTTGGACGCCGGAAAAATCACAGAAGCGAGCACTTATAAAGATGACCATAAAATAACCCTCAACAATAAAACTATTGGCAATTATGAAGGGCATTTGTACGGTTTGGTTGACATGAAGGAAATATTGGCGAAATCTATCAATATGGGCGCTGTCTATATAGAACAGCAGTTGGGCGGTTCGGCTTTGCGTGATTATTTTAAAAAATTCGGTCTTGATAGCAAAACCGGCATTGACCTTCCGAACGAGGCTGAGGGTTCCTTAAAAAACATTGATAGGCAAGAAGCCAGAGAAATCGATTTTGCGACTGCTGCCTATGGGCAGGGCATTGCTACTACCCCCATAGAGATGGTAAGAGCCACTACTGCCATTACTAATAATGGTAAACTTGTAAATCCTTATATCCTAGAGGGGATTAAGAAACCAGATGGCACCATAGAACCAATACATGTCGATAACGAAGATACTAATACTGTTATCAGCCCCGAAGTTGCTGCTAAAGTTAAGGCCATGATGGTTTATACAGTGGAAAATGGATATGGCAAACGGGCTAAAGTAAAGGGTTATAAATCCGGGGGTAAAACAGGCACGGCTATGATGTTTGTTAACGGAGAGTATTCCGATACGGATAATATTCATTCTTATATCGGCTTCTTTCCGGTTGACAAGCCTAAGTACATCATTTATGCAGTTCTAACTAAGCCTATGGTAGGACTTTCAGCCGAAAGCACGGCGACTGTTCTCTGGCATAACCTATCTGCCTACCTCATCAGCTACTACAACATACCTCCGGACGACCTAACCAATTAA
- the rplU gene encoding 50S ribosomal protein L21: MIAVIETGGKQYLIKPGTVISIEKIAKAKEGEKLLFDKVLFTADGDKISLGRPYLKGATVEADVLKIGRSRKMIVFKYKNKTRYSKKQGHRQPFVQVKVK, encoded by the coding sequence ATGATTGCAGTAATAGAAACAGGGGGTAAACAGTATCTTATTAAACCAGGCACGGTTATCTCTATAGAAAAAATAGCGAAAGCGAAAGAAGGTGAAAAGTTGCTTTTTGATAAAGTGCTTTTTACTGCCGATGGTGACAAAATCAGTTTGGGCCGACCCTACCTTAAAGGTGCTACTGTCGAAGCGGATGTTTTAAAAATCGGCCGTTCTCGAAAAATGATTGTCTTTAAATATAAAAACAAAACCCGATACAGCAAAAAGCAAGGTCATCGCCAGCCCTTTGTCCAAGTCAAAGTAAAATAA
- a CDS encoding toprim domain-containing protein has translation MEIIPKNLKHLANIIAQMPGMTTRQALRAAYALARPDQEDHPFADLEILVKAGQETMAKLKICSLCFMPFETDDKELSVCPVCADKKRDHQTLLLVEKETDLLSLEKTGTYHGLYFVLGGLLTAIDPENSQKLRIKELKERVKRQKNIPQARIKEIIIALGQTTDGNLTANYLKNQLQNIDKEIKFSRLASGLPHGSEVEFADEETLSNALKYRQET, from the coding sequence ATGGAAATAATCCCTAAAAATTTAAAACACCTGGCGAATATAATAGCCCAAATGCCGGGAATGACTACAAGACAGGCCCTGAGGGCCGCCTATGCCCTTGCGCGCCCAGACCAAGAAGACCACCCCTTTGCTGACTTGGAAATACTTGTTAAGGCTGGTCAAGAAACAATGGCTAAATTAAAAATTTGCTCGTTATGTTTTATGCCGTTTGAAACTGATGATAAGGAGCTGTCGGTTTGTCCAGTATGCGCTGACAAAAAAAGAGATCACCAAACACTTCTCCTTGTCGAGAAAGAAACAGATCTTTTATCCTTGGAGAAAACTGGCACTTATCATGGTTTATATTTTGTTTTGGGAGGGCTTTTAACGGCTATTGACCCAGAAAATAGCCAAAAATTAAGAATTAAAGAATTAAAAGAAAGGGTGAAAAGACAAAAAAACATCCCTCAAGCGCGTATTAAAGAAATAATTATCGCTTTGGGGCAAACTACAGACGGCAATTTAACGGCTAATTATTTAAAGAATCAACTACAAAATATAGACAAAGAAATTAAATTCTCTCGCTTAGCAAGTGGATTGCCTCATGGGAGCGAAGTGGAATTCGCCGACGAGGAAACATTGTCTAATGCCTTAAAATATAGGCAAGAAACATAG